gaaagagttgaagaaaggagaaccatattaaagactatagagaaccggagaggaaatatgattggccacctaatacggcacgattcatttataacaaacattatagaaggaaaaattgaagggaagagaggaaggggtagacctaggataacatttatgaaacaaataaaagagaaggtgcaggtcgtgtcgtatcgggaggtgaaggttttggcgggaagaagagaggaatagcgattactccaccgacaagagcgcagctcttaaatagagagagagagagagagatttatatggcgcgcgttttgcgcTCGCTTGCCCCTtcaaacctctttcttctattccgtggtgctCTATATATCCactggttgattgagaggcctgtgtccagcagtgggatgtatattataataattcttaaatttatgattttgtttcgGATACAGTCGTATCCACTACATGAATGGATGGATCGTCAAATAATTTTACAGAATATATGAACAGTACTTACAATTATCAGTGTCGGGAACTCCGAATATTTCTGAAAAGCTGTTCTTTGCTTTGTATGATAAAGCGTACAGGTAAACAGGTTTTTTAGTGTAATTAAACGTGAGTTCAACGGCTTCTATAACCGGATAAGCGAAGTACGAGTCTGTATATATCTACAAAaagaagataaataattatattactatatCTAGCTATAAAAATaggcgtgttggaaggtcaggttAAAAAACTGGGGCTGTCAATTGCTTCAGGTAAggtaatacctacctaatttgctaagtaggtaggtatataacgttaaaataaaagttttagtACTCACATCAAGTATCCCAGATTTTATATCTCCGAATTCACCatcttttagatatttatttcttattttcttaGTAATTACGTCGACGTAGGGTGAGttttcgtaataaaatgtcaCTGGGGCTATAGTATCAAAACCTGACATGTACTCCTGAAATCTAGTGGTATTTGATGTTATCCCTGaaatgttatttatgttattaatgtGTATGATATGATGCAGGATAGATTACATTCTAaggtttattaattttaaataaatttacgGGTGTGATTAATTTAGCGTGACTTATTTGtgagtaacagcctccgtggtctagtggctagagcgttaggctcacgatctggaggtccgggttcgattcccgatggggacattgtcgaaatcactttttgagactgtcctttgtttggtccttaccaaacaaaggacagtctcaaaaagtgattttcggacaatcaggtgattcaagcctgaaaagtccttacttttcaggcttgaatcacctgattgtccgaaaaagtaagatgattccgtgcttcggagggcacgttaagccgttggtccggctattagccgtaaaaacacctccaccaacccgcagtggagcagcgtggtggagtatgctccataccccctccggttgattgaggggaggcctgtgcctagcagtgggacgtatataggcagtttatgtatttgtGAGTATTGATGTAAGGCCGGTTTAAAACCATTAAACCAATGCGTATAAAACgaaaaaaaccgtttaaaaccgaaatcaacCATTTTTTTCGGTTCAAAACGGCTACTGTTGATgactatgtttttcttaattataactacattttcttgattttaccgAGGTAGGGATATAACGGAGTACCTATAAACTGTGTAAAGAATTTTAAATGTGTAACTGTAATAAGTATactgttattaaaataatatacttagtgtGTTTAGTTCAAGAAGtactttttattgatattaaataaactataatacGAAACATGACGTCAAGTGACCAAAAATTGCCCATAATGGAGTGACGTCAAGTGACCAGTTCTATTATTGTTGTACGCGAGTTTTCAACGGTTTAAAACGAATTATTTGGGGTTTAAAACGGCAACGTTTAGTTTTAAACGTattaaatcggttgttttacatcGATAttcgtgacctattgtagactGACTTGTTGTCTCAGTTAGCATCaccgcgggcccagtgcggattgatggttattaacgactgctaatgcagccgggaccaacggcttaacgtgccttccgaagcacggaggagctcgagatgaaaacttttttttcatggtcacccatcctatgactcgcctttgcgaaagttgcttaacttcaacaatcgcaaaccgagcgcgtttaccgctgcgccaccgatatCCTCGAGGAGTATTACACCTCGGTTTAAAACGGCAACATTtagtttaaaacgttttaaatcggttgttttacatcGATAttcgtgacctattgtagactGACTTGTTGTCTCAGTTAGCATCGCCTACTTGGCCTTCCGActggggaccgctgagggccCGGTTATGGAAAACTTACAGCCTGACTTGAGGCAGCCCTCGTCGCGGGTGAGCCCCGTCATCCAAGGCACTGCTGGCGCGGCCGGAACCTTCCGAACGTTGCGCTTCAGGAATGCCCCGGGTAGGTCCGGCTCAATCACGGCTTTGAAAGGAGTCATTGGTTCGTAATCCCACACCTGCAATATCCAaggaaaatagaaataataccCGGGCATGTTGGTACATATAAGCATTTTTGACGTTTATAAAACGACAATTTTCCGGGAAGTTGTCCGGGAGTTTTGAGAATTGGTCATTCCATAGAATTTGACATGTTCTTTCCGAATTTCAACATTGCTACCTCGTATCTTTGCCGCTCACGCAGTCTTGTTCGAAAAATGGCATTTAAAACagttttttgacaatatttaaTGAAGATAGGTAGTCGTtcctaagtaggtatataaaagtTAAAATTTGGACGATATGAAAGTTAAAATTTAGAAACAGCATGTCAAaatctataaaattattaattttcaaaACTTTTGGAATACTTTCCAGGTAAAACTACCAAATGATCGGACTATTTAGGTAAAAAAATTATTACGAATGTTAGGTTTCTCAAATCCAAGcccgagcagcgtggtggagtatgctccatactacccccttcggttgactgcggggaggtctgtgcccagtagtCGAAGAGCCTATTTATAGTTAAGTAAGTATtccaaaaaaatacttacataaaaacgaAATTCGGTGTTAATAATATCGTAACTGTCTTTGGTCCTTAGGCAGGTGAGCATTCGTTCGGAGGGTGCTTGAGGACAGTTGAGGAGTTTGGCCAAGCGGAACGCGTTCCTCAACGCTTCCCCGGGAGGAGCCTCGGCCCAGGGCACCATTGCCGTGCCAGACTCCGAGATCGCCTTGTGGAAAAGACCTGAAACACATCAACACTAGATAACAAGGCAATGAAGTGCCTTTATACGAGTACCATAGATTAGAAACTTCCTAGGTCTATGAGTGCGTTTGTGATTGTCTATCTCCCACCAAATGTGACGTAATTATATGAAGATCGCCGCTCTATTATGAGCTAAGAATAAATTCGTCAAGTCAATTCTAGTagactaaataataatttaagtagttCGATACTTAGTTCAAAAACTCAGAAGGAGCTCTGTCTTATTCTTTATCGTAAGTGATAAATGGCACTATTTTAGATCTTTTAACCTTCAGTTAAATGTATCTACTCGAAATGGCACAAAATTATAGTTTATAACAAAGGGCCTAGCAAAGTGTCAAATGTTCATACAAACATGTATAGGTAGTGTAGGAATACTCCGACACTCGCTAAAGTAACTATAGCCTGCCTGCGTGATCCAGACGCCTCGCAGTTACGCACCGTCCTTGATGCAAGCCGTGTGTTTAATTCGGACGAGTTATACGTTAGCGATTGTAGAAATAGGATATTTGTCTTTTGATCCTATTACGGTAAGTGGACAGTTAATTTACCAGCGCTAGTCTCCGAGAGCATGTGGTAGTGCGCGCTGGCCCCTCCAGCGCTCTCGCCGAACAATGTGACTGAGTTCTTGTTTCCGCCGAAGCTGTGGATGATCTTCTGGATGAACCGCAACGCCTCTTGCTGGTCCTTTAAACCGTTGTTCCCTGGACAATGCTCGTCTTGTGTTGACAGGAAGCCCAGTGGACCTAGGGTGTCAAATTGTACAATTATATTATTGGGCAGATATCAATAGGTATAATGCGATCATGCATGTATGCATGACATACGTAGCTTGTAGGTATCCCCACTGTCTTTTCGGAATGTCATTAGCAAAATCTCTCGCACATTTTGtcttattcattattttatcatATAGGATCATCAGGGGTAGGTATAATTTACAGGCACACCtactttatataataaatacattatgaCTCTTATAATcaacaatatacaaaacaatcTCTTAGACAGGAATTGTAACTTCACCTCTTGTAGTTCTAGAAGTTGAGTATCTAATTGGAGTACTGCGGGGTTataaagaccacatcgaagcaaagcaatatggctatttaacatttgttggcattgcgcacttatttttatatgcgcgtCGCCTCCAACTCCCTTGGTGTTACCAATACTTACCCAGCCTGTAATTAGTAGCGACAAGAACTACATCTCGGTCCAAGAGGTACTCCGGCCCGTACAGATCCGTGGACGACCCTCCACACATCCAACCACCACCGTGGAAGAATACCATCACTGGCAATAAATCTTTATCACGCCCCAACTCCTGAAATCGCAAAATTTTTAGGTATATAGGAGgctatatatatgtattttatatcgTCTTAAAAAACTGCACATTTTACtataacataataaagtacaaCTATTTGACAGCGTCTGctaattgttttaataaatatatatggccgtaagccttcatcaaaataagtaaatattttaattaaaattaatcttaTTGAACACGTTGATGTCTTATTGTatgcaaaatattttcttagcacttaaaataatacctaattaaGAATGAAAAATACACTGCACGGTCCCGCCTCAGACACGATGGTTTGGGCAGTAGGACACGATAGTGAGGCCATAAGATGAGACAAAGATACCTGTGTACAACAATTGACTACCAGCCTATGTACTATCAGCCTTACGTTTTGTTTTAAGACTTATTTTTGAGTAGTCCCTGTGTACAGcccgagcaatatcatgtacccattttagaacgttgttgcactatcatatttgacatttaatgagacatacggtttaatttgtcaaaaaagttaatgtatggtttcaaagtgtatacatattagtactcgtgaccgtacaaatgCGGAGGATATGTTGCTCATTCGGCATTTATTGCTACCGCATCCTTCAGACATGATGAGTAGGTACATAACTCCCTATTCAATGCCTTGAACCTAGGgtctaatatttataataaaaaagtaagtttgGAACACGAAGCTAAGCTGGACCGAACTTGACTAGATAATTACATTCTCATTCCGAGGAGTGTAGATATTAAGATAGAGGCAGTCCTCTTGGCCGACGATCTCTTTCTGACGAATGTAAGGGTTCCTCTGGACACACATCGGACTGGGCTTCGTTGCGTCTAGCTTTCCTTTCCATGCTGCTAACGACACTGGCGCCTATAAAGGAGAGTTAGGATTATTAAACAATGATTGACCAAGAACTAAAATACAATACTGGATAATTCCTAATGgtcaaatgcaaaaaaaaacttcGAAGTATGTGTAATACTGTGtaccaaactacatcatgatgtgaccaaccagtgatattctatttcatgaaatatgaccatttcatgaaatgatcgagcacatcatgaaatgatcaattctatgatctgggcACGACATTATGAGGAGGTAGATAAATATTCCACCTCGCTGTTCTATTGCAGGTTGTTTGAGAAACTCTTATAAAATCTTCTTGAGTAGATATTTCACGATATTTATCCTTGTTTTTTCTTCACATTTATTCACGTCATCCAAGCGACCAAATTGACTAAAACCATATGACCAAAATTTGGACTGCATTTACTTGTATGATTAACAAAGTGATTAGTAATGTATGGGATCACAGAGCACTTGACGAGACAATGCTGTGCGAACATGCAAAGCGCCTTACCACTGAGCCATCGCGAGTGGTTTATGTTGTATGTATCTActttgagcgttgtgctcacgatccgaaggtctcgggttcgaatcccggtggggacaaatcataaaaatcactttgtgatccctagtttaggacatacaggctgatcacctgactgtccaaaagtaagatgatccgtgattcgaaaggcaccttaagccgttggtcccggttattacttactgatgtaagtgcgtagtcgttaatgagtcacgtcaggggcctttggcgatcaataataattctgacaccagaattgatgaggttggtcatccacctctcaacccacacgataagaagaagaaggattaTTAAACGATGATAATCCTTAAGTATAAATCAATGCAATAATAATTGacgaaaaaaaacaatactggATAATTCATAATGGACAATGCAAAAAAACTTGGAAGTACCCTGTATATCTACCCATAATGAGGACGTAGACATCCCACAACGCTGTTCTATTGCATTGCAGGTTGGTTGAGAAACTCTATATTACTTCtatacacgatagaagaagaagaagtatctACCTAATTGTTGTTGCCAGCAAGAGTGGATAAGGTTAATGATAAGACCTCTCCTTGCGAATCACAAGGGCGTGCAAACCTGTATAGTATAGTAgattaatattgtaattttgtattttcctcGTATTTcgttaataggtacctacttagtttaaataattaaatatttacttaatagaAACTCAAATCATCTTTAGAGGTTCATCTGAACCGGTTTACAaatttgtatattatatattaaatagttTGTTATACACATTGTATttacctaggtacttattaatttgtaatatgTATTCACTCATGAGTAATTTTGCAATAACTTGTAGGTTAACACTtaattgtttgttgttttgttatgGCTTTAGATGCACGTGGTCGACATATAAGTACAATTTATACTTAGTATTAGATCACGTCACGTTGAAAAGGAAAATGGCTCATtcggaatttttttttgtctacaTGGGAAATACCTCCGGGATAATTATACAATCTGtagaacaaatattataaatccgaAAGTGACTCTGTTTACCTGTTACTTTTTATCATGGTGTTAGTATATAGCTGTACCAGCTGTAGGCTCTGCATGGtaaccgcgtcgcgcgcggcgcgaattatatcgaggctttcgaccaatagccgtttgacgtccatctacgtaggtagcattcgtatcgtttattggtcgaagcgctcaatataattcgcgacgCGCGCGCTGTGGcagtcatgcagacccggcagaaccgattttgatgaaaaaaaaaagaaaattctaaATCGTCCGTTCGGCAAGTGTAAGGAAGACTCAGTATTATTTTTactaagaagaaataaaaaataagaagggCTTCAGAGAAGCCTGTTGTATTTTCTAATATCTGAAAAacgtatataaaataattctgatttTGTAATACTCCtcgaggagctcgatggcgcagcggtaaacgcgctcggtctgcgattgttgcagttaagcaactttcgcaaaggcgggtcataggatgggtgaccataaaaaaaaacgttttcatctcgagctcctccgtgcttcggaaggcacgtaagccgttgggtcccggctgcattagcagtcgtcaataaccatcaatccgcactgggcccgcgtgatggtttaaggctagatcaccctatccatccatagggaaggcccgtgccccagcactggggacgttaatgggctgatgatgatgatactccTCCTCCTTCTATgtcttctggtgtcagggttactattgagcccccaaaggcccctgacatgactcattaccgactacgtacttacatcggtaagtaggtagtaatcGGGACGAACGGCACGGAATTTTGTAGTACTTATGAGAGATACACGCGAATTTTTTTTACGCAGAATTCAACCCATATGCTACTGGAAAACTTCGCTTGCGTAGCAAATAGCAATGCACATAACTGGCAAAATAAGTTAGTGAACGCACACGACACAAATAAATTCGCGTGTCTGGTACTTAGGTAGTATTATGCCATAGAGTACCAAAACGTATAGTAGGTCATTATTACGTGGGAAAAGGTTAATTATCTCCTGATTGAATAGCTGAAGGAAATAAGTTCTTAGCACGAATGTACTTATACAAATGCAATCTCTAAATTCTTAGGTAAGTGCtccattattaataattatcgtCGGTGGATGGCGATAAGAAGTTGTTCTATTTCAGTTAATAtactgatttattttattaaataaaatctaatctaaaaTCATAATACGTCATGGTAAACAAAAGGGTAataaaaattacttaagtataggCATTTGCAACCTGCCTAAAGTACAGTACTTACCTACGAAGGTTTTTGACgcttttaaatataaaacacatttaattttttaattgataGATTGTATATGTGCCAAAGGTGATTATATCGATTGATGAAAATGTAAAAGTGGTGGTATATTTACCTTGACTTGCTTAGGTAAGTACCTTTGAAACATGATGCATTGAATTAAATACCTTAAATCTTAAAGACTGGAGAGGAGGTTGCGCGAATGGGATGGATGTGAAGGCTGAGATCTGGCGTCCCCCTCGGGTGCTCATGTAGTATCCAGCCACCTCACCCAGGGGAGTCCTCACTATGGGCTGCTTGTCCGCACTCACATCACGGGGATATAAATTGGTAACAATTAgtacaaataaatttaaaattaacgcTTTGTATGACATAGTATCGATTATTGCTGTACAATGTACAAATAATCCAAAAACAGTTAGCCACGATTGCAATGATCCAAAAGCCGCGCCTCCTGCAGTTGGCGGCAAAATACGAAATGGAAACAAACGTACCGTGTTCGTGGTTTTATAGCCCTACCATCCATCGCACAGTTCTATGGTCATGCTAACCAACGAACTTCTAATATAATACTTGTGCTCTATCCGATTACGAATTTCGCGGTTTCTCACTGCGGTTTTGTATTGCTACGTAGGTGTGTACCTAGTACCTacgtaataaataacataagtatAGGTAAATACGACGTAAATACTAGACAGATATAGGTACAATACTAACTAGAAAATATATAATGGAACATTGGTTTCATTTAAAACGTCAGAAACAAAGGCCAACAGGCCCgttaaacttaattatttaattggaagggtaatataattattaattaccaatAGCATTAATGGGCAATTAATATTTATCTAGAGTAGGTAGATACCTAGGTGTGCGCGTGTAGTACTCCACATTTTAATTTcgtaatcataatataatcgATCAAAATAAGTGGTTGCTCAAATAATGGCGTATTAGGTAGAATATAAGTTGTTAGTACTAATGTGCAGGTCAGGTTTTTGATCTTGATAAGTTCAATAAACTACGGAAGGATACGAGTTGAGTGCTCCCTTTTTTCTTATGTAGATAGATACCTACCTAGCGTACCTATATCTTCTCTATCACTAAAAGCGCGATCGCCAACCGATCCAACAAGAATTACTTGTTTTGATACACcagataggtaggtatctgcCAATTTACAATGTACGCattaagtatacctacctacattttcaACATTCATAAAGGTCAAAGTAGCTCTTCCTCAAATAATATTAGAAAGAGTTGGTTTAAAAATTGAAACAAGCCGTACGATCCATTATGTAAAGTTATATTTTCTTTCTCGGAGTTCTAGGATTTTTATTCAGCTTTCTGTTGAGGGCATGAAACATGTTACGAAGAATGTACGACCTTCTCGTCCGGTACCGGGCAGTCTTCTCGGGGACCGGGAGAATGGGGACGTGGTCGCCTTCTTCATTCTTTTTGCCCTTGACGTTAGACGTGAGGTTCAAACTCCTTTTCCGGTACCCGAGAGACGAAGACCCCTGTGTGACCCGGCTCTCAGACTTCTTCCCTTTTTTCTCAATATCACTGATTCGACGAAGGATATCTTCGTTCTGTTTAACGATGTGTTCTGTCATAGATTTTACTTGAATCAAATCACTGTTAAGTTTTGGAAGTTGGATTTTGTTTACGAGTTCGAACTTTTCAGTAATAATACTGATAGCATGTAGGAAGTCTTCTCTCGAAGTATCTATATTACTTTTGCTGGCAGACTTGTGGCATACGGCACATTTCCATTGATACAATAGATCGCCGCCCTCTCGGAGGTCATGTGGCGAATCGTTCACGTTAATGCATTTCACATGAAACCTGGAGTCACACTCCTCGCACTTGACACCGTCGCCTATACGCAGCACCCGTTGACATCGCTGGCAGATCATGCTGCAATCAGCGCACACGTTTCTTATACTCTCACTCTCTTCACAATAGGCACCACTGTTACAGATCACgcgtacatatatatatatatatatatatcaacaATACAACGTgcaaagaatatttgatttatattctaattattattcttcACTGAGCCGTAACACATCGTGTCGCTTTCAAATCTACTAATTATCTTCCATAAATCAGGATCaagttttaaaaaacaaacataataaaacaaaaccaaTAAGTAAAGTGTAAACGTGTAAATCTATAAAATAGTAAACATAGAATACATTTTATTCCTTTAAAAGGAACAAAACCATAGAAAAAGGAATTTGACTGAAAGACGACGtgacgtttattttatttattttataaaatatctcATTTGCTGTCATGAAATTATGGTGTAGAAAGTATGTATTACCTAATTAAACATAGTAAGTAGTGTTATGTGAAGTAACTTTTTCGGTGGCGATTTTACCTATCCATACGCATTGTTGTGGGTACCTACGTATATGTCACTTTTCGATAAGCACTTAAGAAGGGAAAACGttaaccacgccggcggggtttaAAGTGTTCAGAAGGGTTGCGGCGCGAGCTGTGTATCTGCGATGAAGGAATCCAACAACTGTCCGTGTATAAAAGCCCGTTCAATAAGCGCCTAGTAATTAGCATAGCCAAGCAGCGTGTTAAACAACGTTTTGCGTTATTGCCCGATGTGAAAATATAggatacatattatattacttgACAAGAACCAAGATACAGACAATATAAAAGCGATTGATTTTGGATCATTTGTATTGGCtccttgacaacctagtcaaatgagatccTTTTTTCATGGAAGttttctatggagtttgtatggaaatactgtactaacgtaatcaataaaagcggtcaacagtcgtactcattgttacttaatttataaattttgaaaagtaaaaaagattgATTTTTAATCTTCTATTAAAGGCTTCTATTTCTacgttagcattttataatttatctttgagccaGTCAAATATCCAATTACCTCCTAAGCGCGTAGatatacattggtgctaattcctgtaaataccatctaattttattttaagttatatctgtcattttcttatccgccgaaaaggaaagggacgggtaatcgacaagcataaaatttatggaacacacgtcaattttaagcacaaatctaaaccaaccgtctaaaaattttacgtcagtcaataacccgacacattaatttactc
This genomic interval from Pectinophora gossypiella chromosome Z, ilPecGoss1.1, whole genome shotgun sequence contains the following:
- the LOC126380014 gene encoding juvenile hormone esterase-like, with translation MSYKALILNLFVLIVTNLYPRDVSADKQPIVRTPLGEVAGYYMSTRGGRQISAFTSIPFAQPPLQSLRFKAPVSLAAWKGKLDATKPSPMCVQRNPYIRQKEIVGQEDCLYLNIYTPRNENELGRDKDLLPVMVFFHGGGWMCGGSSTDLYGPEYLLDRDVVLVATNYRLGPLGFLSTQDEHCPGNNGLKDQQEALRFIQKIIHSFGGNKNSVTLFGESAGGASAHYHMLSETSAGLFHKAISESGTAMVPWAEAPPGEALRNAFRLAKLLNCPQAPSERMLTCLRTKDSYDIINTEFRFYVWDYEPMTPFKAVIEPDLPGAFLKRNVRKVPAAPAVPWMTGLTRDEGCLKSGWITSNTTRFQEYMSGFDTIAPVTFYYENSPYVDVITKKIRNKYLKDGEFGDIKSGILDIYTDSYFAYPVIEAVELTFNYTKKPVYLYALSYKAKNSFSEIFGVPDTDNYICHADDLMYLFPIYFLSKAPSAQDIEMSKLIVTLWTNFATSGNPNKPVRVPFKWSAASSGKKMEYLDINANPSMKRDLASRSRFWGSLPLWHNVRTRRFLDEL
- the LOC126380018 gene encoding uncharacterized protein LOC126380018, yielding MICQRCQRVLRIGDGVKCEECDSRFHVKCINVNDSPHDLREGGDLLYQWKCAVCHKSASKSNIDTSREDFLHAISIITEKFELVNKIQLPKLNSDLIQVKSMTEHIVKQNEDILRRISDIEKKGKKSESRVTQGSSSLGYRKRSLNLTSNVKGKKNEEGDHVPILPVPEKTARYRTRRSYILRNMFHALNRKLNKNPRTPRKKI